The region CGGGGAATTCGATCCCCGCCTACAAGATCTTCATGATCTTCATCTCGGTGGGCATCTTCATCGGTCTGCTGCTGATCCTGACGCGCACCCGCGTCGGTATGATCATCCAGGCCGCGCTGAGCTATCCGCGCACGGTAGAGGCACTGGGCCATAACGTGCCGCTGATCTTCATGGGCGTCTTCGGGGTGGGCACGGCCCTTGCCGGTGTCGCCGGGGTGATCGCGGGGCCGGTGCTGGGCACCTTCCCGGGCATGGCCTTCGTGCTGGGATCCATCGTCTTCGTGACCATCGTGATCGGCGGTCTCGGGTCGCTCTGGGGGGCGCTGGTGGCGTCGCTTCTGATCGGCTGGATCACGACCTTCGCGAAATCCTACAACGTCGAGATGGAAACGATCCTGAATACGATCGGCCTCAGCACACCGGAAAACCTGGACGAGAATATCTTCAGGGATTTCTGGGCACTGACCAGCCCGCAGATTGCGGACATCATTCCCTACATCCTGATGGTGCTGATCCTTATCTTCCGCCCTCAGGGCCTTTTCGGAAAGCGTGACTCATGAGCGATCCATATCAAGATACCAAGGGCGCCGAGCCCAAGAAGCAGATCACCACACGTCAGGTTCCTGCCTCGGAGCGGATGGGCGCGGGATCCTTCATCATGACCATTGCGCCATGGGTTGTGGCCTCTGCGATCCTGATGTTCCTGCCGGTGGTGTTCACGAACAATTCCGCGCTGACGATCATGAACCAGATGTCGATCACGATCATCTTCGCGCTGGCCTACAACATGCTGTTGGGGCAGGGCGGGATGCTGTCGTTCGGACATGCGGTCTATGCGGGTGTGGGCGGCTTTGCCTGTATGCACATTATGAACATGTCCGATTTCTTCGCCAGCTTCCCACTGCCGCTATTGCCGATCTTCGGCGGGCTGTTCGGCATGGGCCTCGCGATGATCGTCGGCGCCTTCTCTACCCGGTCGGCGGGCACAGTGTTCGCGATGATCTCGCTCGGTGTAGGCGAACTCATCGCCGCCTGTTCGGTCATCATCGTTGCCTTCTTCGGCGGCGAGGAAGGCGTCTCGGGCAACCGGACCTACGCGCAGCCATTCTTCGGCGTAGAGTTCCTGCAACAGATCGAGGTCTATTACCTGACAGCGGCCTGGGTCATCATCTCGGCGGTACTGATGTATCTGTGGAGCCGCACACCCGTCGGCCGGATGGCCAACGCCGTGCGCGACAACCCCGAACGGGCCGAGTTCCTGGGCTATTCCGCGCGCTGGGTCCGGTTCTACAGCTTCGTCGCCTCGGGCTTCTTTGCCGGTGTGTCCGGTGCTCTTTTCGCGATCAACTACGAGATCCTGACCGAGGAAAACCTCAACACCACCTCTTCGGGGATCATCCTGCTGGTGACATTTCTGGGCGGTGTCGGCTTCTTCTTCGGGCCGATCATCGGGGCCGTGGCCTTCACGCTGCTGCAAACCGTTCTCAGCCTTCAAACCGAACTTTGGGCCTTCTACGCCGGTGTTCTGTTCGTGGCGACGGTGATGTTCTTCCCCGGGGGTCTGGCGGGGCTCATCATGATGCATGTGCCCGCGTTCAAGCTGGGAAAGGCGCGATTACTGATCGTTCCCTATCTCAAGACATTCGTGCCGGGACTGATCGGCGTGTTCGGTCTGGCTGCGCTGGTGGAAATGACATTCCATGTCCGCCATTCGGCACAGGGTGACAACGACATCACGGTCTATTGGACCACATTCGACACCCATTCGGCGCTGCCCTGGATCCTGTTCGGTGCGATGGCACTGATCGGTCTGGGTCTCGTGCGGGCAACCGCAGGATCGCTGCGCGAAGCGTGGAATTCGGCCAACACAGCAGGAGGTGCAGCATGAGCACGCCAGCCCTCGAACTCAAAGGTCTGAAAAAGAGCTTTGGCAAGGCCGAGATCATTCGCGGCATCGACCTGACGATCGGCAAGTCCGAGCGTCACGCGATCATCGGGCCGAACGGCGCGGGGAAATCCACGCTGTTCAACCTGATCACCGCCCGCTTCCCGCCGACATCGGGTACGGTAAAGCTGCACGGTGAGGATCTGACCGGGTTGCAGCCCTTCCAGATCAACCGCAAGGGCCTGAGCCGGTCCTTCCAGATCACCAACATCTTTCCGAAGATGACGGTTTTCGAAAACGTCCGCTGCGCGCTGTTGTGGGCGCAGGGGTACAAGTACAGCTTCTGGAATTTGGTCAGTCGCAGCCGCGAGTTGACCGAAGGCGCCGAAGCGATCCTCGAGCAGATCAACCTGACGGAACGCGCCCAGCTGCCCGCGGGCACGCTCAGCTACGCCGAGCAGCGCGCGCTGGAAATCGGGATCACCATCGCGGGCGGGGCCAATGTCATCATGCTGGACGAACCCACCGCGGGGATGTCCAACACCGAAACCGACTATATCATGGACCTGATCCTGAAGGTCACCGAAGGCAAGACCCTGATCATGGTGGAACATGACATGGGTGTGGTGTTCGGTCTGGCCGACCGGATCAGCGTTCTGGTCTACGGAGAGATCATCGCGACCGACACGCCAGAGCGCGTGCGCGCCGATCCGAAAGTTCAGGAAGCCTATCTGGGCGCTGCATTGGAGGCAGAACATTGATCGAAGTTCAGGACATGCACGCCTATTACGGCAAATCACACATCCTTCAGGGTGTGACGATGAACGTGAAGGAGGGCGAGATCGTCGCCCTTCTGGGCCGCAATGGCGTTGGCCGCTCGACCACCTGCAAGGCCATCATGGGCGAGGTGGAGCCGCAGGGCTCGGTCAAGTTCAAGGGCCAGGAGATCGCGGGCAAGAAAGCCTATGAAGTTGCCAACATGGGCATCGGATACGTGCCAGAGAACCGCGATATCTTTCCCGGTCTCACCACGCGCCAGAACCTGACGCTGGGCCTGAAGCCCGGCCAGAAGGACGGCGCGGGCCGCTGGTCGATGCAGATGATGTTCGACATGTTCGAGAACCTCGACCGCCGCGCGGATGTCGAGGCATCGGTTCTGTCGGGCGGTGAACAGCAGATGCTGACCATGTGCCGGACGCTGATGGGCGACCCCGATTTCGTCATGATCGACGAGCCGACCGAAGGTCTGTCGCCGCAGATGGTGCAGAAGGTGGCCGAAGTTCTCAAGGCGATTGCCGAAAAGGGGATCTCGACCCTTTTGGTGGAACAGAAGCTGTCGATCGCGATGGACATCGCCGACCGTGTCTATGTGATGGGCCACGGGAAGATGGTGTTCGAAGGCACTCCCGCCGAGCTGAAGGCCCGCGACGATGTGCGCAAGGAGTGGCTGGAAGTCTGATGTTCGATACCGACCGGCTGGACCGCATCGCCACATGGATGCAGGGCTATATCGACGCGCGCCGCTTTGCGGGCGCTTCGGTTCTGATTTCGCAGGGCGGAAAGGAAGTCTATTACCATCAGACCGGCCTGCGCGATGTCGCGGGCCAGACACCGTTTGAACGCGACACGGTGGCGCGCATCTATTCGATGACAAAACCGGTCACGTCGCTCGCGATCATGCAACTGGCCGAACGGGGGCTGTTTCACCTCGACGCGCCGGTGTCGGATTTCATTCCGTCCTTTGCCGAGATGCGCGCGCTGGTGCCCGGTGCCACCTCGATCGATCAGACAGCCCCCTGTGCCACACCCACGCTGCACCAGTTGCTGACCCATACCTCCGGCCTGACCTATGCGTTCAACCCCGGCCTCGTCGGAGCAGCGATGGCCGAAGCCAAGGTCGAATTCCGCGCAAATCAGGGATCGCTGGCCGAGATGTGCGACCGCGCCGCTGCCTTGCCGCTGGCCTTCGCGCCGGGCACACGGTGGGAATATTCCGTTGCCATCGACGTACTGGGGCGCGTGGTCGAGGTCGTCTCCGGCAAGACGCTGGAGCAGTATTTCATCGACCATATCTTCGATCCTCTCGGTATGGACGAGACGCGGTTTTCCGTGCCCACCGCGGCGCGCGACCGTTTCGCCGCCGCCTATACACCGCTGGCGGACGGTGGCTTCACTGTCGGCAAGATCGCGGCCGACGCCGACAGCCTGCGCGAGATCGACGGCACCGACAAAAGCCCGTTTCTGAATGCCTCGCTGTTCGGCGGCGGTGGCGGTCTGGTGGGGACCATCGACGACTACATGAAATTTTGCGAGGCGCTGCGCACCGGTGGGGCGGGTATCATCGGGCCGAAAACGCTCGACTTCATGATGCGCAACCATCTGCCCGGCGAGATCGCCAGCATGGGACCGCAAAGCTTTGCCGAACAGCCGATGGAAGGCATGGGCTTTGGCCTCGGTGGCGCGGTTCTGCTGAACCCCGGGCGCGCCCGCGCCCCCGGCAGCATCGGTGATTTCAGCTGGGGCGGCATGGCCTCGACATTCTTCTGGGTCGATCCGGTGCTGGATATTTCCGCGGTGTTCTTCACCCAGCTTATCCCGTCGAGCGCCTATCCCGCCCGTCCGCAGCTGAAAGCGCTCGTGCACGGGGCGCTGACATGACCCGCGTTCTTTGGGAGCCGTCCGAGGAGCGCGCGAACGCCTCGACCATGGCGGATTTCGAGCGTTTTCTGAAAGACACCCGCGGGCTGGAATTCGCGGATTACAACGCGATGTGGAACTGGAGCGTTACCGAGCTCGACGCGTTCTGGGCCGCGATCTGGGAATTCTTCGGTATCCGCGCCAGCACGCCCTACGACAGGATCCTCGGCAAGCGTGACATGCCCGGTGCCGAATGGTGCCCGGGTGCGATGCTGAACTACACCGACCAGATCCTGAAACACGCAGAAGGCCGCGAGGATATTCCCGCGCTGATCAGCCAGTCGGAAACCCTTGGCCGGCGCGAACTGTCATGGGGGGCGTTGCGTGCACAGGTTGCGTCGGTGGCCCATCACCTGCGCGAAATGGGGGTAGAGAAAGGCGACCGCGTCGTCGCGATCCTGCCCAACACCGATGCCGCACTGGTGGCCCTGCTGGCGACTGCGAGCGTCGGGGCGATCTGGTCGATCTGCGCACCGGATATGGGCCATGTCGCGATCCTCGACCGTTTCCGCCAGATCGAACCGAAGGTGCTGATCGCGCAGGACGGCTATGTCCACGCGGGCAAGACCATCGACCGGCGCAAGCTGCTCGACGGGATCGGCGCGGGCCTGCCGTCGGTGCGCCATTTCGTAACCCTGCCCGTGGTCGGCGACCTGCCCGACGGGCATGTGGCATGGGACGACCTGACTGGAACCGAAGCGCCCTATGATGCGCTTCCCGTCGAATTCGACCATCCGCTCTGGATCGTCTATTCCTCCGGCACCACGGGCAATCCGAAACCGATCGTGCACGGCCACGGCGGCATCGCGCTGGAGGCGGCGAAACAGTCGCTCCACCACGATCTGCGCCCCGGCGACAGATTTTCGTGGCTGACCTCCTCGGGATGGATCATGTGGAACGCGCAGTGGATGGCGCTGGGGCAGGGGGCCACTGTCGCGCTTTACGATGGCGCGCCCAACCACCCCGACATGCTGGCGGTCTGGCGGTTCGTCGCGCGCGAAAAGCTCACGTTCTTCGGGGCCGGGGCCGCCTTCTTCTCCGGCTGCCTCAAGGCGGGCGTCTCCCCGCGCGAGGCGGTGGACCTCTCCGCGTTGCGCTCGCTCGGCTCCACCGGATCGCCGCTCAGCAGCGATGGCTACGACTGGATCTATTCACAGGTCAAGCAAGACGTCTGGCTCGCGCCGATCTCCGGCGGCACCGATCTGGCGGGCGCGTTCGTGCTGGGCCACCCCAGCATGCCCGTCCGCGCGGGCGAAATGCAATGCCGCGCACTGGGGAATGCCGTGCGCGCCTACGACCCGGAAGGCCGCGAGCTGATCGGCGAGGTGGGTGAGCTGGTCTGCACCGAGCCGCTTCCCTCTATGCCGCTTTTCTTCTGGGGGGACGAGGACGGCAGCCGCCTGTTCGAAAGCTATTACGACACATACCCAGGCGTATGGCGGCACGGCGACTGGATTTCCATCGCCGAGGACGGCAGCAGCATCATCTACGGGCGCTCGGACGCCACGATCAACCGGCGCGGCCTGCGCCTCGGCTCCGCCGAAATCTACCAGGCCGTCGAAGGGCTGGACGAAGTGCTCGACAGCCTCGTGGTCGATCTCGAGTTTCTGGGCCGCGAAAGCTTCATGCCCCTCTTCGTTGTGCCGGCCCAGGGCGTGACGCTCGACGATGCGCTGCGCGACAGGATCAACGGCGCCATCCGCGAAAACGTGTCGGCCCGGTTCATCCCCAACGAGATTGTCGAAGTCAGCGAAATTCCCCGCACGCTTTCGGGAAAGAAACTTGAGGTTCCCGTGAAAAAGCTCATGTTGGGCGGCGATCCGGAGCGCGTGGTCAACCGTGACAGCATGGCAAACCCCGACAGCTTCGATTTCTTCATCGCCTATGCCGACGCACGGGCCAAAAGCTGAGGGCCCACCCGAATGAGCACCGTTGCGGACGAACTGCTTGAGCTTCTCGATATCGAACAGCTCGAAATCGATCTGTTTCGCGGCATCGGAACAGGCGGCGAAACCAGCACCCGCATCTTTGGCGGCCACGTCATCGCGCAGGCGCTGATGGCGGCCTACCGCACGGTGCCGGACCGGCTGTGCCACAGCCTGCACGCCTATTTCATCCGTCCCGGCGATCCGAATATCCCGGTGATCTATCAGGTCGACCGCGCCCGCGACGGCGGTAGCTTCACGACCCGCAGGGTGGTGGCGATCCAGCACGGCAAGCAGATCTTCAACATGTCCGCATCCTTCCACATCGACGAGGAAGGGTGGGACCACCAGCACCCGATGCCGCAGGTCGGCGCGCCCGAGGACTGGCCGAGCCGCGACTCCCTGCGCGAAACCCACGCGGACAGGCTGCCGGAAAAACACCGCGCCGATTTCCTGCGCGAACGCCCGATCGAACTGCGCGAGGTCGCCCCGCGCGACTTCTTCAATCCCGAAAAGGCGGACGACCGCAATCACCTGTGGTTCCGGATGGAGGCCGCCAAAGGGCAGGGGCCACAGATGCAGCACTGCCTTCTGGCCTACGCCTCGGACATGAACCTTCTGGGATCCTCCCTGCGCCCGCATGGGGTGACATGGTTCCAGGGCAGCGTGATGAGCGCGAGCCTCGATCACGCCATGTGGTTTCACGGGCCGATCGATTTCTCCGACTGGCACCTGTACGATCTCGACGCGCCGTGGACCGGCAAGGCGCGCGGCTTCAACCGCGGGTCGGTCTTTGCCTCCGACGGACGTCTGGTCGCCAGCACCGCGCAGGAAGGGCTCGTGCGCCCGCTGACCCCCAAAACCGGCAAGGCGCGCAGTTAAACGCCGCGGCGGAAAGGGGCCACCCCCTCTGCCGCGGTTCTCCATTTTGCCCCTAAACTCAATCCCGCAGAGGCGACCGGGTGATCCCGCCCGCGGTCAGCCGAAGACGAAAAAGCACAGCTTGTTGCCGTCGGCATCGCGCACGTAGGCCCCGTAGAAACGGTCGGGGATCCGCTGGCCCGGTGCGCCATCGTCCGTTGCCCCCAGACCGGTCGCGCGGGCATACATCTCGTCCACCTCTTCCTTGCTCTCGCAGGGAAAGGCGATCATCTGGCCGTTGCCGGGGGAGGGCGCCTTGCCGTCGTAGGGTTCGCACATGGCCAGCATCGGCTTGTCGCGCCCCGCTGACAGAAACGCAATACGCCCCTGATCCATGACCACTTTCGCATTTTTCGGGGCGAAAAGTTCGCCGTAGAATGTCTTGGCGCGCGCCATATCCGCGACACCGATGGTTGCATAGCCGATCATCGCGGCCTCCTGTCATTTTGTCTGGAAAAAATCGGGCACCGGCAACGCCGGTGCCCCGGGGATCAACTATCCCACCGCCCGAAGCGGCGGTTCAGCTTGCGCATTCCCCCGATCCAGCGGTCGTAGTTGTCCGTCTTGTTCTTCATGTATTGCGCGACTTCTTTGTGCGGCAGCACCAGGAATGTCTCGTCGCGGATCGTTTGCACACAGGCCTCGGCCACGGGGCCGGGTTCCATCATGCCGTCGATGGCCGCGACGTGGTCCTCGTGGCCGCGGGTCATCTCGGTGCGTACCGCCTGCGGGCACAGCACCGAGACCTTGATCCCCAGATCGCCGTAGGTCAGCGCCAGCCATTCCGCCAGCCCGACAGCCGCGTGTTTCGTCACGCCGTAGGGCGCGCTGCCGACCTGGTTCAGCAGACCGGCGGCAGAGGAGGTGTTCAGCAGGTAGCCGCCACCGCGTTCGGACATTTTCGGCACAAGGTGGCGCGCGGCCCAGACATGCGACATCACGTTGATCTCCCAGATCCGCTGCCAGTCCTCGTCGGGCACTTCCACGCCGCCGGCGACGGAAATCCCCGCGTTCGAGCAGAAAAGGTCAATCGGGCCGACCTCGGCCTCGACCTTGTCGATCATGGCAGTGATCTGGTCCTGTTTCGACACATCCACCTGATGCGCGGTGCCGCCCATCATCTGCGCGGTCTCTTCCGCACCGGCCAGATCGCGGTCCACGCAGGCGATGTGTTTCGCGCCCTCTTCGGCGTAGCGGACGCACATGGCCCGCCCGATCCCCGATGCGGCGCCGGTGACGACGATGATCTTGTCTTTCAACTCCATATCGTCACGTCCACATGTTGGAGCCGCCGCAAACGGTCAACGCCTGCCCGGTCATGTATTTCGAGGCATCGGAGGCCAGATAGACCGCCAGCCCCTTGAAATCCTCGGGATCGCCAAGACGGCGCAGCGGGATGTCGTTGTTGATCCGCTTTTCCGTCTCCGGATTTTCCCACAACTCGCGCGCGAATTCGGTTTTCACCAGACCGGGGCAGATCGCGTTGAAACGCACGCCCTTCGGGCCGAACTCGGCGGCAAGGTTGCGGCACAATCCGATCAGCGCCAGCTTCGACATCCCGTAGGTGCCCAGCATGACGGACGGCTTGAACGCCCCGATGGACGAGGTGAACGCCATCGACCCGGCGCCTTTCTCGATCATGTCGGGCACGACCATCTGCGCCAGCCAGAGGTTGGATTTGACGTTGGCGTTCATCGTCTTGTCATAGGCATCGTCGGGAATTTCCGACGTCACCCCGTAATAGGGGTTCACGCCCGCGTTGCCGATGACCACGTCGATCTTGCCCGCTTTTTCGTGGGTCTGATCGACCAGCGCCTGAAGCTGTTCCTTGTAGCCGACGTTGCAGGCCACGCTATAGGCGCGGCCCTTGCCGAGGGCGTTGATACCCTCGGCTGCTTCGTCAAGCTGGTCCTGCTTGCGTGCCGAGATCACGACAGTCGCGC is a window of Sulfitobacter sp. HNIBRBA3233 DNA encoding:
- a CDS encoding acetoacetate--CoA ligase; the protein is MTRVLWEPSEERANASTMADFERFLKDTRGLEFADYNAMWNWSVTELDAFWAAIWEFFGIRASTPYDRILGKRDMPGAEWCPGAMLNYTDQILKHAEGREDIPALISQSETLGRRELSWGALRAQVASVAHHLREMGVEKGDRVVAILPNTDAALVALLATASVGAIWSICAPDMGHVAILDRFRQIEPKVLIAQDGYVHAGKTIDRRKLLDGIGAGLPSVRHFVTLPVVGDLPDGHVAWDDLTGTEAPYDALPVEFDHPLWIVYSSGTTGNPKPIVHGHGGIALEAAKQSLHHDLRPGDRFSWLTSSGWIMWNAQWMALGQGATVALYDGAPNHPDMLAVWRFVAREKLTFFGAGAAFFSGCLKAGVSPREAVDLSALRSLGSTGSPLSSDGYDWIYSQVKQDVWLAPISGGTDLAGAFVLGHPSMPVRAGEMQCRALGNAVRAYDPEGRELIGEVGELVCTEPLPSMPLFFWGDEDGSRLFESYYDTYPGVWRHGDWISIAEDGSSIIYGRSDATINRRGLRLGSAEIYQAVEGLDEVLDSLVVDLEFLGRESFMPLFVVPAQGVTLDDALRDRINGAIRENVSARFIPNEIVEVSEIPRTLSGKKLEVPVKKLMLGGDPERVVNRDSMANPDSFDFFIAYADARAKS
- a CDS encoding branched-chain amino acid ABC transporter permease, with amino-acid sequence MDLILVNLIDGLVTGLLLFMLSAGLTLIFSMMGVLNFAHASFYMLGAYFAYQISLALGFWMGLLIAPLIVGVLGAGVERYGLRRVHQYGHVPELIFTFGLALLIEELVQFIWGKNQMPYDVPDILNFTAFAISGNSIPAYKIFMIFISVGIFIGLLLILTRTRVGMIIQAALSYPRTVEALGHNVPLIFMGVFGVGTALAGVAGVIAGPVLGTFPGMAFVLGSIVFVTIVIGGLGSLWGALVASLLIGWITTFAKSYNVEMETILNTIGLSTPENLDENIFRDFWALTSPQIADIIPYILMVLILIFRPQGLFGKRDS
- a CDS encoding serine hydrolase domain-containing protein: MFDTDRLDRIATWMQGYIDARRFAGASVLISQGGKEVYYHQTGLRDVAGQTPFERDTVARIYSMTKPVTSLAIMQLAERGLFHLDAPVSDFIPSFAEMRALVPGATSIDQTAPCATPTLHQLLTHTSGLTYAFNPGLVGAAMAEAKVEFRANQGSLAEMCDRAAALPLAFAPGTRWEYSVAIDVLGRVVEVVSGKTLEQYFIDHIFDPLGMDETRFSVPTAARDRFAAAYTPLADGGFTVGKIAADADSLREIDGTDKSPFLNASLFGGGGGLVGTIDDYMKFCEALRTGGAGIIGPKTLDFMMRNHLPGEIASMGPQSFAEQPMEGMGFGLGGAVLLNPGRARAPGSIGDFSWGGMASTFFWVDPVLDISAVFFTQLIPSSAYPARPQLKALVHGALT
- a CDS encoding acyl-CoA thioesterase is translated as MSTVADELLELLDIEQLEIDLFRGIGTGGETSTRIFGGHVIAQALMAAYRTVPDRLCHSLHAYFIRPGDPNIPVIYQVDRARDGGSFTTRRVVAIQHGKQIFNMSASFHIDEEGWDHQHPMPQVGAPEDWPSRDSLRETHADRLPEKHRADFLRERPIELREVAPRDFFNPEKADDRNHLWFRMEAAKGQGPQMQHCLLAYASDMNLLGSSLRPHGVTWFQGSVMSASLDHAMWFHGPIDFSDWHLYDLDAPWTGKARGFNRGSVFASDGRLVASTAQEGLVRPLTPKTGKARS
- a CDS encoding SDR family NAD(P)-dependent oxidoreductase, translated to MSTLFDLTGKVALLTGASKGMGLAMATALAEHGATVVISARKQDQLDEAAEGINALGKGRAYSVACNVGYKEQLQALVDQTHEKAGKIDVVIGNAGVNPYYGVTSEIPDDAYDKTMNANVKSNLWLAQMVVPDMIEKGAGSMAFTSSIGAFKPSVMLGTYGMSKLALIGLCRNLAAEFGPKGVRFNAICPGLVKTEFARELWENPETEKRINNDIPLRRLGDPEDFKGLAVYLASDASKYMTGQALTVCGGSNMWT
- a CDS encoding ABC transporter ATP-binding protein, with the protein product MHAYYGKSHILQGVTMNVKEGEIVALLGRNGVGRSTTCKAIMGEVEPQGSVKFKGQEIAGKKAYEVANMGIGYVPENRDIFPGLTTRQNLTLGLKPGQKDGAGRWSMQMMFDMFENLDRRADVEASVLSGGEQQMLTMCRTLMGDPDFVMIDEPTEGLSPQMVQKVAEVLKAIAEKGISTLLVEQKLSIAMDIADRVYVMGHGKMVFEGTPAELKARDDVRKEWLEV
- a CDS encoding SDR family oxidoreductase translates to MELKDKIIVVTGAASGIGRAMCVRYAEEGAKHIACVDRDLAGAEETAQMMGGTAHQVDVSKQDQITAMIDKVEAEVGPIDLFCSNAGISVAGGVEVPDEDWQRIWEINVMSHVWAARHLVPKMSERGGGYLLNTSSAAGLLNQVGSAPYGVTKHAAVGLAEWLALTYGDLGIKVSVLCPQAVRTEMTRGHEDHVAAIDGMMEPGPVAEACVQTIRDETFLVLPHKEVAQYMKNKTDNYDRWIGGMRKLNRRFGRWDS
- a CDS encoding VOC family protein, translating into MIGYATIGVADMARAKTFYGELFAPKNAKVVMDQGRIAFLSAGRDKPMLAMCEPYDGKAPSPGNGQMIAFPCESKEEVDEMYARATGLGATDDGAPGQRIPDRFYGAYVRDADGNKLCFFVFG
- a CDS encoding branched-chain amino acid ABC transporter permease, with translation MSDPYQDTKGAEPKKQITTRQVPASERMGAGSFIMTIAPWVVASAILMFLPVVFTNNSALTIMNQMSITIIFALAYNMLLGQGGMLSFGHAVYAGVGGFACMHIMNMSDFFASFPLPLLPIFGGLFGMGLAMIVGAFSTRSAGTVFAMISLGVGELIAACSVIIVAFFGGEEGVSGNRTYAQPFFGVEFLQQIEVYYLTAAWVIISAVLMYLWSRTPVGRMANAVRDNPERAEFLGYSARWVRFYSFVASGFFAGVSGALFAINYEILTEENLNTTSSGIILLVTFLGGVGFFFGPIIGAVAFTLLQTVLSLQTELWAFYAGVLFVATVMFFPGGLAGLIMMHVPAFKLGKARLLIVPYLKTFVPGLIGVFGLAALVEMTFHVRHSAQGDNDITVYWTTFDTHSALPWILFGAMALIGLGLVRATAGSLREAWNSANTAGGAA
- a CDS encoding ABC transporter ATP-binding protein gives rise to the protein MSTPALELKGLKKSFGKAEIIRGIDLTIGKSERHAIIGPNGAGKSTLFNLITARFPPTSGTVKLHGEDLTGLQPFQINRKGLSRSFQITNIFPKMTVFENVRCALLWAQGYKYSFWNLVSRSRELTEGAEAILEQINLTERAQLPAGTLSYAEQRALEIGITIAGGANVIMLDEPTAGMSNTETDYIMDLILKVTEGKTLIMVEHDMGVVFGLADRISVLVYGEIIATDTPERVRADPKVQEAYLGAALEAEH